Proteins encoded in a region of the Flavobacterium sp. MDT1-60 genome:
- a CDS encoding SusC/RagA family TonB-linked outer membrane protein → MKTKLILLVFIGGVIFSANAKEVAIKKHLFEQKSNQVEITGQVLGQDDGMPIAGATIYAESNSKLATISDENGKFKLTVPENEAHVIVTYMGYETLSFALIKTTDLVIRLKSAENVLDQVVVTALGVKKSSKAIAYAVTELKGTEFTKAKETNIANALVGKIAGVNVSSTATGPNGSTRVVIRGNGSLNGNNQPMYVVNDLPIDNTQLNLPGIGNGAGSTRINVDRGDGTSVINADDIKTITVLKGGTAAALYGANAANGVILIQTKRGAAQKGIGVEYNTSFTFETPSIIPDWQYEYGSGALGKKPTTQAEAIADGRWSWGAKMDGTAVVQFDGVARPYVAQKNNIKNFYDTGTTFINSIALAGGSEKATGRLSFSNMDNEGVVPNSDFNRKSVNIASDVNLTNWLKFDVVAQYNIEKSNNRTTVSDAEANPNWATYMIANTVDIRNLSPGYDENGIEEAWNPVAVATNPYYTINKIKNSDTKNRFIGMLNVKLNFTPELFLQGRIGQDFTNYEFFGYIPKTTLNNPVGYAQGSRMKISNLNSEAILNYTKKNIYDNFSLNALIGVNSRTNLRDEIRVEGSNFVLDDFYALSNLSTLTYSYPYGKTKTNSVYGAADFDYKNIVFLNVTGRQDWFSTLSKDNNTVFYPSVGTSIILSDIVTMPDWISFTKLRSSWAQVGGATPDPYALNQSYSMIQGGHNGQQLQGPTSSRVPNSTLSPLTSTTFEVGADLGFFHNRLNLDFAWYNRATTNDIVETTISNASGASTALLNLGKMRNKGVEFLLSGKIINSKDFSWDASFNGSYNENTVEALTDQLTSITMATSVNGYVTITSDVGRPYSIIKGYKPRKDANGNTVYNVSGGSATIAQGPLEELGQGVHPWAAGFSNEFKYKDISFSFLIDGKFGGSLYSGTDLYGTRMGLTKLTLEGRESGLPIKGVDTNGNPVDMVIAPENLRTYYDGLRNISSTFIYDASFIKLRQVILGYQLPLEKIKGLSKLQGASVSFVARNLFILYKKTPNVDPESVFSAGNAQGVEQFGVPKTRSFGLSLNVKF, encoded by the coding sequence ATGAAAACAAAGCTAATTTTATTAGTATTTATTGGGGGGGTCATCTTCTCAGCAAATGCAAAAGAGGTTGCAATAAAAAAGCACCTTTTTGAACAAAAAAGCAACCAAGTTGAAATCACGGGTCAAGTTTTAGGTCAGGATGACGGAATGCCAATTGCCGGAGCTACTATTTATGCCGAAAGCAATAGTAAACTAGCAACAATATCTGATGAAAACGGAAAATTTAAATTAACTGTTCCAGAAAACGAAGCCCACGTTATTGTAACCTACATGGGCTACGAAACTTTATCTTTTGCTTTAATTAAAACTACTGATTTAGTCATTAGATTAAAGTCTGCTGAGAATGTTTTGGACCAAGTTGTAGTAACCGCCCTTGGTGTTAAAAAAAGCAGCAAAGCGATTGCCTACGCAGTAACAGAACTTAAAGGAACTGAATTTACTAAAGCCAAAGAAACCAATATCGCGAACGCCTTAGTTGGTAAAATTGCAGGTGTAAACGTAAGCAGTACCGCAACGGGACCTAACGGATCAACCAGAGTTGTTATTCGTGGAAACGGTTCCTTAAACGGAAATAACCAACCTATGTACGTGGTGAATGATTTACCAATTGACAATACCCAGCTTAACCTTCCGGGAATTGGAAATGGCGCAGGTTCTACCAGAATTAATGTTGACAGAGGTGATGGGACATCAGTTATAAATGCTGATGACATTAAAACCATCACGGTCTTAAAAGGAGGAACTGCTGCTGCATTGTACGGTGCAAATGCCGCGAATGGTGTCATTTTAATTCAAACCAAAAGAGGGGCGGCGCAAAAAGGAATTGGAGTAGAATACAATACTTCATTTACGTTCGAAACACCATCGATCATACCAGATTGGCAGTATGAATACGGTTCCGGAGCACTTGGAAAAAAACCAACGACACAAGCAGAAGCAATAGCGGATGGCCGTTGGTCCTGGGGAGCCAAAATGGACGGAACAGCTGTTGTTCAGTTTGATGGAGTTGCGAGACCATATGTTGCACAAAAAAACAATATCAAAAATTTCTACGATACCGGAACAACTTTTATTAATTCGATAGCATTAGCTGGCGGAAGTGAAAAAGCTACAGGACGTCTTTCGTTTTCAAACATGGATAATGAAGGTGTTGTACCTAATTCTGACTTCAATCGCAAAAGTGTTAATATTGCGAGTGATGTTAATTTAACCAATTGGTTAAAATTTGATGTTGTTGCTCAATACAATATCGAAAAATCAAACAACAGAACAACAGTTTCAGATGCTGAAGCCAATCCAAACTGGGCAACTTATATGATTGCAAACACCGTTGACATTAGAAATTTGTCTCCTGGTTATGATGAAAATGGAATTGAAGAAGCCTGGAATCCCGTTGCCGTGGCAACAAATCCGTATTACACGATTAATAAAATCAAAAACAGCGACACTAAAAACCGTTTTATCGGAATGTTGAATGTGAAACTGAATTTTACACCCGAATTATTTCTTCAGGGAAGAATTGGACAGGATTTTACTAATTATGAATTCTTCGGATACATTCCAAAAACAACTTTAAATAATCCGGTTGGATATGCACAAGGTTCAAGAATGAAAATTTCTAACCTGAATTCTGAGGCAATTCTTAATTACACTAAGAAAAACATCTATGACAATTTCTCTTTAAATGCTTTAATTGGAGTTAACTCTCGTACCAATTTAAGAGACGAAATCAGAGTCGAAGGTTCTAATTTTGTACTGGATGATTTTTATGCTCTGAGCAATCTTTCGACACTAACGTATAGTTATCCTTATGGAAAAACGAAAACAAATTCAGTTTACGGCGCAGCAGATTTTGATTATAAAAACATAGTGTTTTTAAACGTAACGGGACGTCAGGATTGGTTCTCAACACTTTCAAAAGACAACAATACCGTATTCTATCCTTCAGTTGGAACAAGTATAATCCTTTCGGATATCGTAACAATGCCAGACTGGATTTCATTTACAAAACTTAGATCTTCATGGGCCCAGGTTGGGGGCGCGACACCCGATCCTTATGCACTGAATCAATCTTATTCTATGATTCAGGGCGGACATAATGGCCAGCAATTACAAGGACCAACCAGTTCAAGAGTTCCAAATTCTACTTTAAGTCCGTTAACATCAACAACGTTTGAAGTTGGAGCTGATTTAGGCTTTTTTCACAATCGTTTAAACCTTGATTTTGCCTGGTACAACCGTGCTACAACAAATGACATTGTTGAAACTACAATTTCAAATGCTTCAGGAGCCAGTACTGCTTTATTGAATCTTGGAAAAATGAGAAATAAAGGAGTTGAATTCTTACTTAGCGGTAAAATTATTAATTCGAAAGATTTTTCATGGGATGCAAGTTTCAACGGATCTTATAATGAAAACACAGTTGAAGCATTGACAGATCAGCTAACATCCATTACCATGGCGACTTCTGTAAACGGATATGTAACCATTACAAGTGATGTTGGTCGTCCGTACAGTATCATTAAAGGATATAAACCACGTAAAGATGCGAACGGAAATACAGTTTATAATGTAAGCGGTGGTTCTGCAACTATTGCGCAAGGTCCACTTGAAGAATTAGGTCAGGGTGTTCATCCATGGGCAGCCGGATTTAGCAATGAATTCAAATACAAAGACATCTCATTTAGTTTTTTAATTGATGGAAAATTTGGAGGTAGTTTATATTCCGGAACTGATTTATACGGAACACGTATGGGATTAACAAAATTGACTTTGGAAGGACGTGAAAGCGGATTACCAATTAAAGGTGTTGACACGAACGGAAATCCGGTTGATATGGTAATTGCACCAGAAAACTTAAGAACTTACTATGATGGTTTAAGAAATATATCCTCAACATTTATTTATGATGCCAGTTTCATAAAACTAAGACAAGTAATTCTTGGTTATCAATTGCCACTTGAAAAAATCAAAGGTTTATCTAAACTTCAGGGAGCTTCTGTTTCATTTGTTGCAAGAAACTTATTCATTCTTTACAAGAAAACACCAAACGTAGATCCGGAATCTGTTTTTAGTGCCGGAAATGCCCAAGGTGTGGAACAATTTGGAGTACCAAAAACCAGAAGTTTCGGTTTAAGTTTAAATGTAAAATTCTAA
- a CDS encoding nitrilase family protein, translating to MKIALIQSDLYWEDALKNRNNFESKISQIDSEVNLIVLPEMFSTGFTMNALAMAEAMNGETILWMKSLAKQKNCAVTGSLIIAENNQYYNRMLFVFPSGEIQHYNKRHLFTLAGEDKTYTAGTEKVIVDYLGWKICLQVCYDLRFPVFARNVENYDLLLYVANWPKVRTNAWDILLKARAVENLSYVVGVNRIGLDAHNYEHIGHSQVVDFLGNYILEPQETEGVFIVELNKNVMLETRKKFDFLSDRDIFEINI from the coding sequence ATGAAAATCGCACTTATTCAATCAGATCTTTATTGGGAAGACGCTTTAAAAAACAGGAATAACTTCGAATCGAAGATCAGTCAAATCGATTCAGAAGTTAATTTGATTGTTTTGCCTGAGATGTTTTCTACCGGATTTACTATGAATGCTTTAGCAATGGCTGAGGCTATGAATGGTGAAACAATTCTGTGGATGAAATCGCTTGCAAAACAGAAAAATTGTGCTGTGACAGGAAGTTTGATTATCGCTGAAAATAATCAGTATTATAATCGGATGTTGTTTGTTTTTCCGTCAGGAGAAATTCAACATTATAATAAAAGACATTTGTTTACGCTTGCGGGCGAAGACAAAACATATACGGCCGGAACAGAAAAAGTAATAGTTGATTATTTAGGCTGGAAAATTTGCCTGCAGGTTTGCTATGATTTGAGATTTCCGGTTTTTGCCAGAAACGTCGAGAATTATGATCTGCTTTTATACGTGGCTAATTGGCCAAAAGTGCGAACAAATGCCTGGGATATTTTATTAAAAGCACGAGCTGTTGAAAATCTAAGCTATGTAGTTGGTGTGAACAGAATTGGTTTGGATGCCCACAATTATGAACATATCGGACATTCGCAAGTGGTTGATTTTTTAGGAAATTATATTCTGGAACCCCAAGAAACAGAAGGCGTTTTTATTGTTGAATTAAATAAAAATGTAATGTTGGAAACGCGAAAAAAGTTTGATTTTTTGAGTGATCGAGATATTTTTGAAATCAATATTTAA
- a CDS encoding cytochrome c oxidase assembly factor Coa1 family protein produces MDNDLVVKESWLKRNWKWSVPTTIVFIFIPALLLTSNSQENITDIVRAYSDNSLYEKAIEKANSNKRILQTVGIIQPIDKLAILEGNAVYTNSNNSVELSIRIKGTKGNGKLDISADKIGTAWKYKKIIVRNKNSKEEIVILNKF; encoded by the coding sequence ATGGATAACGATTTAGTAGTGAAGGAAAGCTGGCTTAAACGAAATTGGAAATGGTCAGTTCCGACAACTATTGTATTTATTTTTATTCCTGCTCTTTTATTGACTTCAAATTCACAAGAAAACATAACTGATATCGTTCGGGCTTATTCAGACAATTCTCTCTATGAAAAAGCGATCGAGAAGGCTAATTCCAATAAAAGAATATTACAAACTGTTGGCATAATTCAACCAATAGATAAATTAGCCATCTTAGAAGGAAATGCTGTTTACACCAATAGCAATAATTCAGTTGAATTATCTATTAGAATTAAAGGCACTAAGGGGAATGGGAAATTAGATATTTCTGCTGATAAAATTGGAACAGCATGGAAATACAAAAAAATTATTGTCCGAAATAAAAACTCAAAAGAAGAGATTGTTATTCTGAATAAATTTTAA
- a CDS encoding Ig-like domain-containing protein, with protein MLKNNFKYIPFLLVFLMMSCAKRGSITGGLKDTLAPVLKYSSPKNFSTDFKASEIILTFDEYVKLKNTNKQLIISPPMKHEPIILPTTASKEITIKILDTLQPNTTYSMNFGQSIADNNEGNALNQFKYVFSTGSYIDSLSIGGIVKDAYEKNVDNFVSVMLYEVNDKFKDSVVYREFPRYITNTLDSLRTFKLENLKAGKYLLVALKDKGSNNKFNPKDDKIGFIKHYITVPNDTLFEIELFKESQPLKVLKPIQASGNRLFLPYDSKQDFTNSKPKVVLKNKDEILESIVTRYPKKDSLQVWYKPIKVDSLSMEVSNENYNKKFTFKIKDQKKDTLNITATQSGVLNFRDRFTLESATPLVKFDKSKIKLTNKDSVAVDFTTAYDEFDQKLHVDFKKEPLEKYKFTFLPGALTDFYDKTNDTLSYKLTTKEYADYGNLVLNLKNVKRFPIIVEITNKKGDVVLASQYSEGQTKLTFDLVEPNAFTLRITYDDNKNKIYDSGNFLKKTYAEEVFYYQKEIDVRTNWDVDETIDMSIPYNPELEKKEDNKKKKDAVKKSKAF; from the coding sequence ATGTTGAAAAACAACTTTAAATATATTCCATTTTTATTGGTATTTTTAATGATGAGCTGTGCCAAAAGAGGTAGCATCACCGGAGGACTAAAAGATACTCTGGCTCCTGTTTTAAAATACAGTAGCCCAAAAAATTTCAGTACCGATTTTAAGGCAAGTGAAATTATTTTGACATTTGATGAATATGTAAAACTTAAAAACACCAATAAGCAATTGATTATTTCGCCGCCCATGAAGCACGAACCAATCATTTTGCCAACCACCGCAAGTAAAGAAATAACCATAAAAATTTTAGACACTTTACAGCCCAACACCACATACAGCATGAATTTTGGGCAAAGTATTGCAGATAATAATGAAGGAAATGCACTTAACCAATTTAAATATGTTTTTTCTACAGGATCTTATATCGATTCACTTTCTATTGGCGGAATAGTAAAAGATGCTTATGAAAAAAATGTAGATAATTTTGTTTCAGTTATGCTCTATGAAGTCAATGACAAATTTAAAGACTCTGTAGTTTACAGGGAATTCCCAAGATATATCACCAATACTTTAGATAGTTTACGAACTTTTAAATTAGAAAATTTAAAGGCGGGAAAATACCTTTTAGTTGCCTTGAAAGATAAAGGAAGTAACAATAAATTTAATCCGAAAGATGACAAAATTGGTTTTATAAAACACTACATTACAGTACCAAATGATACTCTTTTTGAAATAGAACTTTTTAAGGAATCACAACCTTTAAAAGTGCTAAAACCAATACAGGCTTCCGGAAACAGATTATTTCTTCCATACGACAGCAAACAGGATTTTACCAATTCCAAACCTAAAGTAGTCCTTAAAAACAAAGATGAAATTCTGGAGTCTATTGTAACAAGATATCCCAAAAAAGATTCATTGCAAGTTTGGTACAAACCTATAAAAGTCGACTCTTTATCTATGGAAGTTAGTAATGAGAATTACAATAAGAAATTTACATTTAAGATTAAAGACCAGAAAAAAGACACTTTAAATATCACTGCAACACAAAGTGGTGTTCTTAATTTCAGAGACCGATTTACATTAGAATCAGCTACGCCTTTGGTAAAGTTTGACAAATCAAAAATCAAGCTGACGAATAAAGATTCGGTCGCAGTTGATTTTACTACCGCATACGATGAATTCGACCAAAAACTACATGTTGATTTCAAGAAAGAACCTTTGGAAAAATATAAATTTACTTTTCTGCCAGGTGCTTTAACGGACTTTTACGATAAAACCAACGACACTTTATCTTATAAATTAACCACGAAGGAATATGCTGATTATGGTAATTTGGTTTTGAATTTAAAAAATGTAAAACGTTTCCCCATTATTGTTGAAATAACCAATAAAAAAGGAGATGTTGTCCTTGCCAGTCAATATTCTGAAGGACAAACCAAACTCACCTTTGATTTAGTTGAGCCCAATGCATTTACACTTCGAATAACGTACGACGACAATAAAAATAAAATTTATGATTCCGGGAATTTCCTAAAGAAAACCTATGCCGAAGAAGTATTTTATTATCAAAAAGAAATTGACGTTCGAACGAATTGGGATGTCGATGAAACTATTGACATGAGCATTCCTTATAATCCAGAACTGGAGAAAAAAGAAGACAACAAAAAGAAAAAGGATGCAGTAAAAAAGAGCAAAGCCTTTTAG
- the mce gene encoding methylmalonyl-CoA epimerase, translating to MVNKIEHIGIAVKNMDDANVLFEKLLGVPSYKEEEVESEGVLTSFFQTGSNKIELLMATNPESPIAKFLEKKGEGIHHIAFDVEDIYAEIERLKSEGFILINEVPKKGADNKLVVFLHPKNTNGVLVELCQEIK from the coding sequence ATGGTAAATAAAATTGAACATATAGGAATAGCAGTTAAAAACATGGATGATGCGAATGTATTGTTCGAAAAATTACTGGGAGTTCCATCATATAAAGAAGAAGAGGTAGAAAGCGAAGGTGTTTTGACCTCTTTCTTTCAAACAGGATCAAATAAAATTGAGCTTTTAATGGCAACTAATCCAGAAAGTCCAATAGCTAAGTTTTTAGAAAAAAAAGGAGAAGGAATTCATCACATCGCTTTTGATGTTGAAGATATTTATGCGGAAATAGAACGTTTAAAAAGTGAAGGTTTTATATTGATAAATGAAGTTCCGAAGAAGGGTGCTGACAATAAATTGGTGGTTTTTTTGCATCCAAAAAATACAAACGGGGTTTTAGTGGAGCTTTGTCAGGAAATAAAGTAA
- a CDS encoding riboflavin synthase, with protein MFTGIIETLGRIHEIQKDKNNLHITVDSSITNELKIDQSVSHNGICLTVVAIKDSYYTVTAIDETILKTNIGDWKTGDIVNLERGMKLGDRLDGHIVQGHVDQTGTCIKIEEANGSWNYTFEYDKNLNNITIEKGSITVNGVSLTVVNSKTNEFSVSIIPYTFENTNFKNFKVGTKINLEFDVVGKYISRLYSINK; from the coding sequence ATGTTTACAGGAATTATAGAAACCCTTGGAAGGATTCACGAAATACAAAAAGACAAAAACAATCTCCACATCACAGTCGACTCCTCCATTACAAATGAGTTAAAGATTGATCAAAGCGTTTCTCACAACGGAATCTGCCTGACAGTCGTAGCAATAAAAGATTCATATTATACCGTTACCGCTATTGATGAAACTATTTTAAAAACAAATATTGGAGACTGGAAAACAGGTGATATCGTAAATCTGGAAAGAGGAATGAAACTTGGAGATCGTCTTGACGGACATATTGTACAAGGCCATGTAGACCAAACTGGAACCTGCATTAAAATTGAAGAAGCAAACGGAAGCTGGAATTACACTTTTGAATACGACAAAAACCTTAACAACATTACAATAGAAAAAGGCTCCATAACTGTAAACGGTGTTAGCTTAACTGTTGTAAATTCTAAAACAAATGAATTTAGTGTATCGATTATACCTTATACTTTTGAAAATACTAATTTCAAAAACTTTAAAGTTGGTACGAAAATAAATTTAGAATTTGATGTTGTAGGCAAATACATTTCAAGATTGTATTCTATCAACAAATAG
- the pdxA gene encoding 4-hydroxythreonine-4-phosphate dehydrogenase PdxA, whose translation MNKKAENIIVGISVGDLNGIGSEVILKTFEDSRMLEMCTPVIFANAKILSFVKKSITSTIQFHGVDKLDQVLPGKVNVLNLWKEGVDINLGTNDEKIGEYAIKSFVAATKALKEGEIDVLVTAPINKYNIQSEEFKFPGHTDYLDQELEGNALMMMVQDNLRVGLLTDHVPLNEVSSHLTEELITRKIETVRKSLIQDFSIVKPKIAVLGLNPHAGDGGVIGKEDDLVLKPALRKIFEAGTMVFGPFPADGFFGSGQYEKYDAIVATYHDQGLIPFKTLSFGKGVNYTAGLNKIRTSPDHGTAYDIAGKDMADFNSFKEAVYLAIDIYRSRNQYEEISQKPLKIKEKQL comes from the coding sequence ATGAATAAAAAAGCAGAAAATATAATTGTTGGAATTTCAGTTGGAGATTTAAACGGTATTGGAAGCGAAGTTATACTTAAAACATTCGAAGATTCTCGCATGTTAGAAATGTGCACGCCGGTTATTTTTGCAAACGCTAAAATACTTTCATTTGTTAAAAAAAGTATCACGTCAACAATTCAGTTTCATGGTGTAGATAAATTAGATCAGGTTTTGCCTGGGAAAGTTAATGTCTTAAATCTTTGGAAAGAAGGTGTTGATATTAATTTGGGAACAAACGACGAGAAAATTGGAGAATATGCAATTAAGTCTTTTGTTGCAGCAACCAAAGCCTTGAAGGAAGGTGAAATTGATGTTTTGGTTACCGCCCCTATCAATAAGTACAATATCCAATCAGAGGAATTTAAATTTCCGGGACATACTGATTATTTAGACCAGGAATTAGAAGGTAATGCCTTGATGATGATGGTTCAGGATAATTTAAGAGTGGGTTTACTGACAGATCATGTGCCGCTAAATGAAGTTTCGTCTCATTTGACAGAAGAATTAATTACAAGAAAAATCGAAACAGTCAGAAAATCTTTGATTCAGGATTTTAGTATTGTAAAACCGAAAATTGCTGTATTAGGATTAAATCCACATGCAGGTGATGGAGGAGTTATAGGGAAAGAAGATGATTTGGTTTTGAAGCCAGCTTTAAGGAAAATATTTGAAGCCGGAACGATGGTTTTTGGTCCTTTTCCTGCTGATGGCTTTTTTGGAAGCGGTCAATATGAGAAATATGATGCTATTGTAGCGACATATCATGATCAGGGATTGATTCCGTTTAAAACATTGTCTTTTGGAAAAGGAGTAAATTATACAGCAGGTTTAAATAAAATAAGAACATCACCAGATCATGGTACAGCATACGATATTGCTGGAAAAGACATGGCAGATTTCAATTCATTTAAAGAGGCAGTTTATCTCGCGATTGACATTTATCGTTCGCGTAATCAGTATGAGGAGATTAGCCAAAAACCTCTTAAAATAAAAGAAAAACAGTTATAA
- a CDS encoding DUF177 domain-containing protein: protein MSKSKEFLIPFMGLKLGKHHFEYQISNTFFENFDYDEFQSSDIKVSLVLDKKSNMLELEFKHKGTVNVPCDLTGEDFDLPIKGKMKLIVRFGDEFNNDNEELLILPHGEHELDVAQYIYEMIALSVPLKRVHPGVKDGSLQTEALKKLNELTVKEVKEEKKESKKEEDIDPRWDKLKQLLTDK from the coding sequence ATGAGCAAATCAAAAGAATTTTTAATTCCTTTTATGGGATTAAAGCTGGGAAAACACCATTTTGAGTATCAAATAAGTAACACGTTCTTTGAGAACTTTGATTACGACGAATTTCAAAGTTCGGATATCAAAGTGAGTTTGGTTTTAGATAAGAAGAGCAACATGTTAGAGTTGGAATTCAAACACAAAGGAACTGTAAATGTGCCTTGTGATCTAACAGGCGAAGATTTTGATCTTCCTATAAAAGGGAAAATGAAATTAATTGTTCGTTTTGGAGATGAATTTAACAACGATAATGAAGAGTTGTTAATCTTGCCGCACGGAGAGCATGAATTAGATGTTGCACAATACATTTATGAAATGATTGCTCTTTCAGTACCGCTAAAACGAGTTCATCCGGGAGTTAAAGACGGAAGTTTGCAAACTGAAGCCTTAAAAAAACTGAATGAACTGACTGTAAAAGAAGTCAAAGAAGAGAAAAAAGAGAGTAAAAAAGAAGAAGATATTGACCCGCGTTGGGACAAATTAAAGCAACTATTAACGGATAAATAA
- the rpmF gene encoding 50S ribosomal protein L32, translated as MAHPKRKISKTRRDKRRTHYKATVAQIATCPITGEAHLYHRAYWHEGKMYYRGQVVIDKSVAVA; from the coding sequence ATGGCACATCCTAAGAGAAAAATCTCGAAAACAAGAAGAGATAAGAGAAGAACACATTATAAAGCTACTGTAGCTCAAATCGCTACATGTCCTATTACTGGAGAAGCACATTTATACCACAGAGCTTACTGGCATGAAGGTAAAATGTATTACAGAGGGCAAGTTGTTATCGATAAATCTGTAGCGGTTGCTTAA
- a CDS encoding beta-ketoacyl-ACP synthase III, whose translation MNTITAAITAVGAYVPDYILSNKVLETMVDTNDEWITTRTGIKERRILKDADKGTSFLAIKAAQDLIAKANIDPLEIDMVIMATATADMPVASTGVYVATEIGATNAFAYDLQAACSSFLYGMSTAAAYIQSGRYKKVLLIGADKMSSIVDYTDRSTCIIFGDGAGAVLFEPNYEGLGLQDEYLRSDGVGRDFLKISAGGSLIPTTEETVKNRQHNIIQDGKTVFKYAVTNMADASELIVKRNNLTNEDVDWLVPHQANKRIIDATASRMNLEDSKVLMNIEKYGNTTSATLPLVLSDFEHQFKKGDNIILAAFGGGFTWGSIYLKWAYDTK comes from the coding sequence ATGAATACAATCACAGCCGCAATTACCGCTGTTGGAGCCTATGTTCCTGACTATATACTTTCAAATAAAGTATTGGAAACAATGGTCGATACTAATGACGAATGGATCACTACTCGTACCGGAATTAAAGAACGAAGAATTCTTAAAGATGCTGATAAAGGAACATCGTTTCTTGCCATAAAAGCAGCACAGGATTTAATAGCAAAAGCTAATATTGATCCGTTAGAGATTGATATGGTAATAATGGCAACAGCTACTGCCGATATGCCGGTAGCCTCTACAGGAGTTTATGTTGCAACAGAAATTGGAGCTACTAATGCATTTGCATACGATTTGCAGGCAGCATGCTCAAGTTTCTTATACGGAATGTCAACTGCTGCAGCTTATATACAGTCAGGACGTTACAAAAAAGTTTTATTAATTGGTGCCGATAAAATGTCATCAATTGTAGATTACACAGACAGATCTACTTGTATTATTTTTGGAGATGGAGCAGGTGCTGTTTTATTCGAACCAAATTATGAAGGCTTAGGTTTGCAAGATGAGTATTTACGAAGCGATGGTGTAGGACGTGATTTTCTTAAAATTTCTGCCGGAGGTTCTCTAATTCCAACTACAGAAGAGACCGTTAAAAACAGACAACACAATATTATTCAGGACGGGAAAACCGTTTTTAAATATGCTGTAACTAATATGGCTGACGCTAGCGAATTGATTGTTAAAAGAAACAATTTGACTAATGAAGATGTTGACTGGTTAGTGCCACATCAGGCAAATAAGCGTATTATTGATGCTACTGCAAGCAGAATGAACCTTGAAGATTCAAAAGTATTGATGAATATTGAAAAATATGGTAATACAACTTCAGCAACTTTGCCATTAGTATTAAGCGATTTTGAACACCAATTCAAAAAAGGAGATAATATTATTTTAGCCGCTTTTGGTGGTGGATTCACTTGGGGATCTATTTACCTGAAATGGGCTTACGATACAAAATAA
- the accB gene encoding acetyl-CoA carboxylase biotin carboxyl carrier protein: MDLKEIQNLIKFVANSGVAEVKLEMDDVKITIRTTLEGNVTETTYVQQLPTQQALPQAVAPQQTAPAVVNVTSEASVPAEDSKFITIKSPIIGTFYRKPSPDKPVFTEVGSVISKGDVLCVIEAMKLFNEIESEVSGKIVKILVDDMSPVEFDQPLFLVDPS, from the coding sequence ATGGATTTAAAAGAAATTCAAAACCTAATCAAATTTGTAGCAAATTCGGGAGTTGCAGAAGTAAAACTGGAAATGGATGATGTAAAAATCACTATCAGAACAACTTTAGAAGGAAACGTGACTGAAACTACTTATGTACAACAATTACCAACCCAGCAAGCATTGCCACAGGCTGTTGCTCCTCAGCAAACTGCTCCGGCTGTTGTTAATGTAACTAGTGAAGCATCTGTTCCGGCTGAAGATTCGAAATTTATCACTATAAAATCGCCAATCATTGGTACTTTTTATAGAAAACCGTCTCCAGACAAACCAGTTTTTACCGAAGTTGGAAGTGTTATCTCAAAAGGAGATGTTCTTTGTGTAATTGAAGCAATGAAATTATTCAACGAAATCGAATCAGAAGTTTCAGGTAAAATTGTAAAAATTCTTGTTGACGATATGTCTCCAGTAGAATTTGATCAACCTTTATTCTTAGTAGATCCATCATAA